One window of the Populus nigra chromosome 4, ddPopNigr1.1, whole genome shotgun sequence genome contains the following:
- the LOC133692261 gene encoding uncharacterized protein LOC133692261 isoform X1, which translates to MATRPNPDIDDDFSEIYKEYTGPPISTVSNAHDREKVNKRSHVDSDEEEETPDPNAVPTDFTSREAKFWEAKSKATERNWKKRKEEEMICKICGESGHFTQGCPSTLGANRKSQDFFERVAARDKHIKALFTEKVIQRIEKDNGCKIKMEEKFIIVSGKDRLILAKGVDAVHKVIKGEGDQKGSSSSHKSRSRSPERSPVGSRLRRSDSQRGHPHDTSQYHQRFGRQDKIMEDHRGALHKFSRGSPQAYGNDGGRSHSSHSKSPARPLYAGNSYGSHDGHSHSTAGFRTTGWDTETRGSDLQSGHRFEYSTFPQTLEELELEHKREAMELARICDKEEDDENYKHRETIREIGENYMQKLAILRSAHTRQWEEFLQQDAQMRQQQPRQPTSVSGFGGYKQHSYSEYDASSATPHYAGTSLTMDSRPRYSNNMENYSSRPHDTYGEFQHPRREAFGKAYNRY; encoded by the exons aTGGCAACACGGCCGAATCCAgatattgatgatgattttaGTGAAATTTACAAGGAGTATACTGGTCCTCCGATTTCTACTGTCAGTAATGCACATGATAGGGAAAAGGTAAATAAAAGATCCCATGTGGACTCTGATGAGGAAGAGGAAACTCCTGACCCAAATGCTGTCCCAACTGATTTTACGAGCCGAGAAGCTAAGTTTTGGGAAGCTAAATCAAAGGCTACAGAGCGGaattggaagaagaggaaagagGAAGAAATGATTTGTAAAATATGTGGAGAATCAGGTCATTTTACTCAG GGATGCCCCTCAACTCTTGGGGCAAATCGCAAGTCTCAAGATTTCTTTGAAAGGGTTGCAGCAAGAGACAAGCATATAAAAGCTCTATTTACTGAGAAAGTGATACAGAGGATTGAGAAGGACAACGGTTGCAAAATCAAAATGGAGGAGAAATTTATAATTGTTAGTGGAAAGGATAGGTTAATCTTGGCAAAAGGTGTTGATGCTGTGCACAAGGTAATCAAGGGGGAGGGTGATCAGAAGGGCTCTTCTAGTTCTCACAAGAGTAGATCTAGGTCCCCTGAGAGAAGTCCTGTTGGTTCACGGTTGCGACGCTCTGATTCCCAAAGAGGTCACCCACATGATACATCGCAATATCATCAGAGGTTTGGCAGACAAGATAAGATTATGGAAGACCATCGTGGGGCTCTGCATAAATTCTCAAGGGGTTCTCCACAAG CTTATGGTAATGATGGAGGTAGAAGTCACTCAAGCCATTCTAAATCTCCTGCACGTCCCCTTTATGCTGGCAACTCGTATGGTTCACATGATGGTCATAGTCATAGCACAGCTGGTTTTAGAACTACAGGATGGGATACTGAGACGCGGGGGTCTGATTTGCAATCAGGCCATCGATTTGAATACTCTACTTTCCCTCAGACGTTAGAAGAACTAGAGCTAGAGCACAAGAGAGAGGCAATGGAACTTGCTAGAATTTGTGAcaaggaagaagatgatgaaaattacAAGCATCGTGAG ACTATCAGGGAAATTGGAGAGAATTACATGCAGAAATTAGCTATTCTAAGAAGCGCACACACAAGACAGTGGGAGGAGTTTCTTCAACAGGATGCCCAAATGCGTCAGCAACAGCCTCGGCAGCCAACTTCTGTGTCTGGTTTTGGTGGATATAAACAGCACTCTTATTCTGAATATGATGCTTCTTCAGCCACTCCTCATTATGCTGGAACCAGTTTAACCATGGATTCAAGGCCCAGATACTCAAATAACATGGAAAATTATTCTTCAAGACCTCATGATACATATGGTGAGTTCCAACATCCGAGGCGCGAGGCTTTTGGGAAAGCATACAATCGATACTAA
- the LOC133692261 gene encoding uncharacterized protein LOC133692261 isoform X2 yields MICKICGESGHFTQGCPSTLGANRKSQDFFERVAARDKHIKALFTEKVIQRIEKDNGCKIKMEEKFIIVSGKDRLILAKGVDAVHKVIKGEGDQKGSSSSHKSRSRSPERSPVGSRLRRSDSQRGHPHDTSQYHQRFGRQDKIMEDHRGALHKFSRGSPQAYGNDGGRSHSSHSKSPARPLYAGNSYGSHDGHSHSTAGFRTTGWDTETRGSDLQSGHRFEYSTFPQTLEELELEHKREAMELARICDKEEDDENYKHRETIREIGENYMQKLAILRSAHTRQWEEFLQQDAQMRQQQPRQPTSVSGFGGYKQHSYSEYDASSATPHYAGTSLTMDSRPRYSNNMENYSSRPHDTYGEFQHPRREAFGKAYNRY; encoded by the exons ATGATTTGTAAAATATGTGGAGAATCAGGTCATTTTACTCAG GGATGCCCCTCAACTCTTGGGGCAAATCGCAAGTCTCAAGATTTCTTTGAAAGGGTTGCAGCAAGAGACAAGCATATAAAAGCTCTATTTACTGAGAAAGTGATACAGAGGATTGAGAAGGACAACGGTTGCAAAATCAAAATGGAGGAGAAATTTATAATTGTTAGTGGAAAGGATAGGTTAATCTTGGCAAAAGGTGTTGATGCTGTGCACAAGGTAATCAAGGGGGAGGGTGATCAGAAGGGCTCTTCTAGTTCTCACAAGAGTAGATCTAGGTCCCCTGAGAGAAGTCCTGTTGGTTCACGGTTGCGACGCTCTGATTCCCAAAGAGGTCACCCACATGATACATCGCAATATCATCAGAGGTTTGGCAGACAAGATAAGATTATGGAAGACCATCGTGGGGCTCTGCATAAATTCTCAAGGGGTTCTCCACAAG CTTATGGTAATGATGGAGGTAGAAGTCACTCAAGCCATTCTAAATCTCCTGCACGTCCCCTTTATGCTGGCAACTCGTATGGTTCACATGATGGTCATAGTCATAGCACAGCTGGTTTTAGAACTACAGGATGGGATACTGAGACGCGGGGGTCTGATTTGCAATCAGGCCATCGATTTGAATACTCTACTTTCCCTCAGACGTTAGAAGAACTAGAGCTAGAGCACAAGAGAGAGGCAATGGAACTTGCTAGAATTTGTGAcaaggaagaagatgatgaaaattacAAGCATCGTGAG ACTATCAGGGAAATTGGAGAGAATTACATGCAGAAATTAGCTATTCTAAGAAGCGCACACACAAGACAGTGGGAGGAGTTTCTTCAACAGGATGCCCAAATGCGTCAGCAACAGCCTCGGCAGCCAACTTCTGTGTCTGGTTTTGGTGGATATAAACAGCACTCTTATTCTGAATATGATGCTTCTTCAGCCACTCCTCATTATGCTGGAACCAGTTTAACCATGGATTCAAGGCCCAGATACTCAAATAACATGGAAAATTATTCTTCAAGACCTCATGATACATATGGTGAGTTCCAACATCCGAGGCGCGAGGCTTTTGGGAAAGCATACAATCGATACTAA
- the LOC133692333 gene encoding flowering time control protein FCA isoform X2 — MERHRGDHQRHHELQHPNFNQHHPDQNQFNNHNHSHYNYDSNQQMSGEANEPFSGGLFRPNGRKRGRFHSSDYGDGGVNAKLYIAPIPRTTTEENIRSLFEEHGSVVEVVLPRDKRTGQQQAYCFVKYATFEEADRAIRALHNQHTIPGEVAPFKVRYADGERERPVPRCSMVGGFVDKLYVGSINKLASKQEIEEIFSPYGHVEDVYIARDELKQSRGCAFVKFAHRDMALAAIKGLNGTLTMRGCDQPLIVRFADPKKPKTGELRGSFAFGGPNFGPCSQQPMIRPAPGCFLPNASFSMQQTSTTGVPQAVAHAAKQEFASPHITEQPLSSVKHSPSQLSQMPLQHMQATEKCFQSPQQAIFDTHKQTQILEQQQNQQLALQEPTWTGNIQPASRNSVTSAVPPSPQIVDPGECDWSEHSCPDGYKYYYNCITCESRWEKPVEITLFLQQFQEEKRLHGSNQQSSLSPVCSAEEVDQTQKVLLEMCLLH; from the exons ATGGAAAGACACAGAGGAGACCATCAACGGCATCACGAGCTTCAACATCCCAACTTTAACCAGCACCACCCCGACCAGAACCAATtcaacaaccacaaccacagcCATTATAATTACGACTCTAATCAGCAGATGAGTGGTGAAGCTAACGAGCCATTTAGTGGTGGATTATTCCGCCCCAATGGCCGCAAAAGAGGCCGATTCCATTCTTCAG aTTACGGTGATGGTGGTGTTAATGCAAAGCTTTATATCGCACCAATTCCAAGAACAACGACtgaagaaaat ATCCGCTCTTTGTTTGAAGAACATGGAAGTGTTGTTGAGGTTGTTTTACCCCGGGATAAGCGGACTGGGCAACAACAAG CATATTGTTTTGTGAAATACGCGACATTTGAGGAAGCTGACAGGGCTATTAGGGCTTTGCATAATCAGCATACGATTCCTGGG GAAGTGGCTCCATTTAAAGTCAGATATGCTGATGGAGAACGGGAACGCCCAG TTCCCCGTTGTTCCATGGTAGGGGGATTTGTGGACAAGCTCTATGTTGGTTCTATAAACAAGCTGGCTTCAAAACAGGAAATTGAGGAG ATATTTTCTCCATATGGTCATGTGGAAGATGTCTACATTGCACGTGATGAGCTGAAGCAAAGTCGTG GATGTGCATTTGTTAAGTTTGCTCACAGAGATATGGCACTGGCAGCAATCAAAGGATTAAATGGAACTCTTACCATGAGA GGGTGTGATCAGCCATTGATTGTTCGTTTTGCAGATCCCAAAAAACCTAAGACTGGAGAATTAAG AGGCAGTTTCGCATTTGGTGGTCCAAATTTTGGTCCCTGCTCTCAACAACCAATGATCAG GCCAGCACCTGGGTGTTTTTTGCCTAACGCTTCATTTTCTATGCAACAAACCTCAACAACTGGAGTTCCACAAGCTGTTGCCCATGCAGCAAAACAGGAATTTGCATCTCCTCATATCACAGAGCAACCACTTTCTTCAGTAAAGCACTCACCTTCACAGTTGTCTCAGATGCCATTACAGCATATGCAGGCTACAGAGAAATGTTTTCAATCACCTCAACAAGCAATTTTTGATACACATAAACAGACCCAAATTTTAGAGCAGCAGCAGAATCAACAGCTTGCCCTGCAGGAG CCAACTTGGACTGGAAACATTCAACCAGCTAGTCGTAATTCTGTCACCTCTGCAGTGCCTCCCAGTCCCCAAATCGTGGATCCAGGAGAGTGTGATTGGAGTGAGCATTCCTGCCCAGATGGATACAAGTACTATTATAATTGTATCACCTGTGAAAGTAGA TGGGAGAAGCCTGTGGAGATCACCTTATTTCTGCAACAATTCCAGGAAGAGAAAAGGCTGCATGGTTCAAACCAGCAATCTTCCCTCTCGCCAGTTTGTTCTGCTGAGGAagttgatcaaacacaaaaggTGCTTCTTGAGATGTGTCTCTTGCATTAG
- the LOC133692333 gene encoding flowering time control protein FCA isoform X1, whose protein sequence is MERHRGDHQRHHELQHPNFNQHHPDQNQFNNHNHSHYNYDSNQQMSGEANEPFSGGLFRPNGRKRGRFHSSDYGDGGVNAKLYIAPIPRTTTEENIRSLFEEHGSVVEVVLPRDKRTGQQQAYCFVKYATFEEADRAIRALHNQHTIPGEVAPFKVRYADGERERPVPRCSMVGGFVDKLYVGSINKLASKQEIEEIFSPYGHVEDVYIARDELKQSRGCAFVKFAHRDMALAAIKGLNGTLTMRGCDQPLIVRFADPKKPKTGELRGSFAFGGPNFGPCSQQPMIRPAPGCFLPNASFSMQQTSTTGVPQAVAHAAKQEFASPHITEQPLSSVKHSPSQLSQMPLQHMQATEKCFQSPQQAIFDTHKQTQILEQQQNQQLALQEHVFLQPTWTGNIQPASRNSVTSAVPPSPQIVDPGECDWSEHSCPDGYKYYYNCITCESRWEKPVEITLFLQQFQEEKRLHGSNQQSSLSPVCSAEEVDQTQKELDRVQIQSETSPVIDPSCV, encoded by the exons ATGGAAAGACACAGAGGAGACCATCAACGGCATCACGAGCTTCAACATCCCAACTTTAACCAGCACCACCCCGACCAGAACCAATtcaacaaccacaaccacagcCATTATAATTACGACTCTAATCAGCAGATGAGTGGTGAAGCTAACGAGCCATTTAGTGGTGGATTATTCCGCCCCAATGGCCGCAAAAGAGGCCGATTCCATTCTTCAG aTTACGGTGATGGTGGTGTTAATGCAAAGCTTTATATCGCACCAATTCCAAGAACAACGACtgaagaaaat ATCCGCTCTTTGTTTGAAGAACATGGAAGTGTTGTTGAGGTTGTTTTACCCCGGGATAAGCGGACTGGGCAACAACAAG CATATTGTTTTGTGAAATACGCGACATTTGAGGAAGCTGACAGGGCTATTAGGGCTTTGCATAATCAGCATACGATTCCTGGG GAAGTGGCTCCATTTAAAGTCAGATATGCTGATGGAGAACGGGAACGCCCAG TTCCCCGTTGTTCCATGGTAGGGGGATTTGTGGACAAGCTCTATGTTGGTTCTATAAACAAGCTGGCTTCAAAACAGGAAATTGAGGAG ATATTTTCTCCATATGGTCATGTGGAAGATGTCTACATTGCACGTGATGAGCTGAAGCAAAGTCGTG GATGTGCATTTGTTAAGTTTGCTCACAGAGATATGGCACTGGCAGCAATCAAAGGATTAAATGGAACTCTTACCATGAGA GGGTGTGATCAGCCATTGATTGTTCGTTTTGCAGATCCCAAAAAACCTAAGACTGGAGAATTAAG AGGCAGTTTCGCATTTGGTGGTCCAAATTTTGGTCCCTGCTCTCAACAACCAATGATCAG GCCAGCACCTGGGTGTTTTTTGCCTAACGCTTCATTTTCTATGCAACAAACCTCAACAACTGGAGTTCCACAAGCTGTTGCCCATGCAGCAAAACAGGAATTTGCATCTCCTCATATCACAGAGCAACCACTTTCTTCAGTAAAGCACTCACCTTCACAGTTGTCTCAGATGCCATTACAGCATATGCAGGCTACAGAGAAATGTTTTCAATCACCTCAACAAGCAATTTTTGATACACATAAACAGACCCAAATTTTAGAGCAGCAGCAGAATCAACAGCTTGCCCTGCAGGAG CATGTTTTCCTGCAGCCAACTTGGACTGGAAACATTCAACCAGCTAGTCGTAATTCTGTCACCTCTGCAGTGCCTCCCAGTCCCCAAATCGTGGATCCAGGAGAGTGTGATTGGAGTGAGCATTCCTGCCCAGATGGATACAAGTACTATTATAATTGTATCACCTGTGAAAGTAGA TGGGAGAAGCCTGTGGAGATCACCTTATTTCTGCAACAATTCCAGGAAGAGAAAAGGCTGCATGGTTCAAACCAGCAATCTTCCCTCTCGCCAGTTTGTTCTGCTGAGGAagttgatcaaacacaaaag GAACTAGATCGTGTGCAAATACAATCAGAAACAAGTCCTGTTATTGATCCCTCCTGTGTTTAA
- the LOC133692335 gene encoding WRKY transcription factor 23-like isoform X2, whose amino-acid sequence MERKEAVKVQIPSVQTPSAQVATEVVDSPPEVLNQPATPNSSSISSASSEGLNDEPANKGVDNEVEEQGKTKKELKPKKTNQKRQREPRFAFMTKSEVDHLEDGYRWRKYGQKAVKNSPFPRSYYRCTTASCNVKKRVERSFSDPSVVVTTYEGQHTHPSPVMPRPNFTGSTSDSGFSSTAAFAMPMQRTLSLYQQHQSQQQPPFPLVSLSPLGFGYNGSATNAASYLQYEKRFYTSPGSALLKDHGLLQDLVPSHMLKEE is encoded by the exons ATGGAGAGGAAGGAAGCTGTCAAG GTACAAATACCATCCGTGCAGACTCCGAGTGCTCAAGTGGCTACAGAGGTGGTGGATTCACCACCAGAGGTGTTGAATCAGCCCGCTACACCCAACTCTTCATCTATTTCATCGGCTTCTAGTGAGGGTTTGAATGATGAACCTGCTAATAAGGGTGTTGATAATGAGGTAGAGGAGCAAGGAAAGACCAAGAAAGA GTTGAAACCAAAGAAGACAAATCAGAAGAGACAGAGAGAGCCGAGATTCGCATTCATGACAAAGAGCGAGGTTGATCATCTGGAAGATGGGTACAGATGGAGAAAGTACGGCCAAAAGGCTGTGAAAAACAGCCCCTTTCCTAG GAGTTACTATCGTTGCACCACTGCCTCATGTAATGTCAAGAAGAGAGTCGAGAGGTCTTTCAGTGATCCAAGCGTAGTTGTGACCACCTATGAAGGTCAACACACCCATCCTAGCCCAGTTATGCCACGTCCAAACTTTACTGGATCCACATCTGATTCTGGTTTCTCTTCCACTGCTGCCTTTGCCATGCCAATGCAAAGGACACTCTCTCTTTACCAACAACATCAAAGTCAACAACAACCGCCTTTCCCTCTTGTCAGCTTGTCGCCTTTGGGTTTTGGTTACAATGGAAGTGCTACAAATGCTGCTAGTTATCTACAATATGAGAAGCGCTTTTACACCAGCCCAGGATCTGCTTTACTTAAGGATCACGGGCTTCTTCAAGATCTCGTCCCCTCCCATATGCTGAAGGAAGAGTAG
- the LOC133692335 gene encoding WRKY transcription factor 23-like isoform X1 yields MERKEAVKVENFVGSSTFSSTTDHVQTSYPFMQGFDFVDDKSSLGFMELLGVQDFSPSLLDMIQVQIPSVQTPSAQVATEVVDSPPEVLNQPATPNSSSISSASSEGLNDEPANKGVDNEVEEQGKTKKELKPKKTNQKRQREPRFAFMTKSEVDHLEDGYRWRKYGQKAVKNSPFPRSYYRCTTASCNVKKRVERSFSDPSVVVTTYEGQHTHPSPVMPRPNFTGSTSDSGFSSTAAFAMPMQRTLSLYQQHQSQQQPPFPLVSLSPLGFGYNGSATNAASYLQYEKRFYTSPGSALLKDHGLLQDLVPSHMLKEE; encoded by the exons ATGGAGAGGAAGGAAGCTGTCAAGGTTGAGAATTTTGTTGGATCTTCAACATTTAGTTCTACTACTGATCATGTTCAAACTAGTTATCCATTTATGCAGGGTTTTGACTTTGTTGATGATAAGAGCTCTTTAGGGTTTATGGAGCTACTGGGTGTGCAAGACTTTAGTCCTTCTTTGCTTGATATGATACAGGTACAAATACCATCCGTGCAGACTCCGAGTGCTCAAGTGGCTACAGAGGTGGTGGATTCACCACCAGAGGTGTTGAATCAGCCCGCTACACCCAACTCTTCATCTATTTCATCGGCTTCTAGTGAGGGTTTGAATGATGAACCTGCTAATAAGGGTGTTGATAATGAGGTAGAGGAGCAAGGAAAGACCAAGAAAGA GTTGAAACCAAAGAAGACAAATCAGAAGAGACAGAGAGAGCCGAGATTCGCATTCATGACAAAGAGCGAGGTTGATCATCTGGAAGATGGGTACAGATGGAGAAAGTACGGCCAAAAGGCTGTGAAAAACAGCCCCTTTCCTAG GAGTTACTATCGTTGCACCACTGCCTCATGTAATGTCAAGAAGAGAGTCGAGAGGTCTTTCAGTGATCCAAGCGTAGTTGTGACCACCTATGAAGGTCAACACACCCATCCTAGCCCAGTTATGCCACGTCCAAACTTTACTGGATCCACATCTGATTCTGGTTTCTCTTCCACTGCTGCCTTTGCCATGCCAATGCAAAGGACACTCTCTCTTTACCAACAACATCAAAGTCAACAACAACCGCCTTTCCCTCTTGTCAGCTTGTCGCCTTTGGGTTTTGGTTACAATGGAAGTGCTACAAATGCTGCTAGTTATCTACAATATGAGAAGCGCTTTTACACCAGCCCAGGATCTGCTTTACTTAAGGATCACGGGCTTCTTCAAGATCTCGTCCCCTCCCATATGCTGAAGGAAGAGTAG